A single region of the Penaeus chinensis breed Huanghai No. 1 chromosome 41, ASM1920278v2, whole genome shotgun sequence genome encodes:
- the LOC125047712 gene encoding uncharacterized protein LOC125047712, with the protein MGGTGGGPAVLTNYTPLEETILTLTEPVDITGLLGVYENETEVDDVAEPTPGPSGIASQVITDSKVVVTLDEGTPEEQEMTIPIVSMDHTYSSELPPFLIEDSDAQDGGSRHEVVHGHSRRSEERRILPDMLQIQEIHLKQLVSSVKDIASALQTFAGVIKDKA; encoded by the exons ATGGGAGGAACAG GTGGTGGCCCAGCAGTTCTCACAAACTACACTCCTCTTGAAGAAACAATTCTGACACTGACTGAGCCTGTTGATATTACTGGTTTACTAGGGGTTTATGAAAATGAGACAGAAGTTGATG ATGTTGCAGAACCAACTCCTGGGCCATCTGGGATAGCATCTCAGGTCATAACAGACTCGAAAGTTGTTGTAACATTGGATGAGGGCACTCCAGAGGAGCAAGAAATGACAATACCCATTGTGTCAATGGACCACACTTACTCCTCAGAATTACCTCCTTTTTTAATAGAAGACAGTGATGCTCAGGATGGAGGTAGCAGGCATGAGGTAGTGCATGGTCATAGCAGAAgatcagaagaaaggagaattttgCCTGACATGCTTCAGATACAAGAAATTCACTTGAAACAGCTTGTAAGCTCAGTAAAAGACATTGCATCAGCATTACAAACATTTGCTGGTGTTATAAAAGATAAGGCAtaa
- the LOC125047735 gene encoding uncharacterized protein LOC125047735: MSSAKRPTMDPAEEPEDNVPDDEQDPQGSGATSGEKGKEEGGRKKRKSLSPKVVQITDMYPSWEAYTASEGFKNSTPEQRREAKEQFELQKMRRNIYGTRAPNEIKKKNR; encoded by the exons ATGTCTTCTGCAAAACGTCCTACAATGGACCCCGCGGAGGAACCCGAAGACAACGTTCCCGATGATGAACAAGATCCTCAGGGATCTGGAGCCACATCGGGCGAGAAGGGTAAAGAAGAAGGAGGTCGCAAGAAGAGGAAATCCCTCTCGCCTAAAGTGGTCCAAATCACGGACATGTACCCCTCCTGGGAGGCTTACACTGCATCA GAAGGGTTTAAAAACTCCACGCCAGAACAGAGAAGGGAGGCC AAGGAACAGTTTGAGCTGCAGAAAATGAGGCGTAACATATACGGAACGAGAGCCCCCAACGAAATCAAGAAGAAGAATCGTTAA